A segment of the Agrobacterium tumefaciens genome:
GGATGTCGAAGGCGTTGCCCGCATCTGCGCCGCTCACGCGAAATTTGGTACGACGGCCCTGATGGTAACGTTGATTACCGACCGGCCAGACGTCACCGCAAAAGCAGCGCAGGCAGGGATCGCAGCATGGAATGACAAAGTTCCGGGCTTTCTCGGGCTGCATTTCGAGGGGCCGCATCTTTCGGTCGCACGCAAGGGCACCCACGATCCCAACCTGATCCGGAAAATGGAATCAGGCGATCTGGCCTTGCTGACCGCCTTGAAGGCTGACCTTCCTTATATCCTGACGACGGTCGCCCCGGAGAGCGTTTCAACCGAGCAGGTCAGCGCGCTTCGGCAAGCTGGCATCATCGTCAGTCTTGGTCATACCGAAGCCGGGTTTGCTGTTGCGAAAAATTATGCGGATGCAGGCGCCTCCATGGTCACGCATCTTTTCAACGCCATGAGCCCGCTTGGTCACCGCGAACCCGGTCTCGTCGGTGCGGCAATTTCAAGCGGCAAGCTGGACTGCGGTCTCATCGCCGACGGTTTCCATGTCGATCCTGCCGCAATGGGAATTGCTTTGCGCGCAAAAAACGGTCCGGGACGAATCTTCCTCGTGACCGACGCCATGTCCACCATCGGCACGAACGATGACGGCTTCGAACTGAATGGCCGCCGGGTTTATCGCAACGGCGGACGCCTGACATTGGCCGACGGTACGCTTGCTGGAGCGGATATCGACATGCTTTCCTGCATCCGGTTCGTACACGAAAAATTGCAGATGCCCCTTGAAGAAGCCTTGCGAATGGCGTCCACCTATCCCGCGCAAGCCATCGCGGCATCAGGAAAAGGCGAGCTTCTGCCTGGTTTCGATGCCGATTTTGTCTTGCTCACGCCAAGCCTTGATATCGATTCGACCTGGATCGGCGGGGAAAAGATCTTTGACGCGAACACTTCCGGGATGTGAATGATGATCGTTTGCTTCGACATCGGTGGAACGACCATCAAGGGCGCGGCTGCCTACGCGCCAGATGACATCAGGCCGGCACCCCGCATCCCTACTCCAAAAACCAGTTTCGAGGATTTTGCCGCGAGCTTGAAGGCGGTCATAGACGCAAGCGGCACGACACCGGACTGTGTGTCGCTGTCGATTGCCGGGGTCATCGATGCGGAGACCGGCAAGGCGACGGTCGCCAACATTCCAAGTATCCATGGCAGGCGGTTGAAAGATGATCTGGAGAAGGCACTCGGCCTGCCGGTCATCGTTTCCAACGATGCCGATTGTTTCGTGATGGCCGAATCGAAGATTGGTTCTGGCAAGGGACACCGCGTTGTGTTCGGCGTCATTCTCGGAACGGGTGTCGGCGGCGGACTGGTGATCGATGGCAAGCTCATCAACAGCGATGGTGGTTTTGCCGGGGAATGGGGGCATGGTCCGGTTGCCGCGACATCTGCCGGCAATCCCCCCGCCATTTTGCCGCGTTTCGAATGCGGCTGCGGGCTTACCGGCTGTGTCGACGCCATTGGCAGCGCCCGCGGCATGGAAAAACTGCATCAGCATCTGTATGCGAAAACGATGAGCAGCGAAGAGATCATTGACGCCTGGCAGAGCGGCGATGCCGAAGCCGCACGGACCATCGACATTCTCATCGACATCCTTGCCTCGCCTCTCGCCATGGTCATCAATGTCACGGGCGCGACCATTGTGCCGGTTGGAGGTGGGTTGTCGAACTCGAAAGAATTGCTCGCGGCGCTGGATGAGGCCGTCAGAGCGCGTATTCTCAGACGCTTCGACCGCCCTCTGGTCGTTCCGGCCATATGCCGAATTGAGCCGGGGCTTATTGGCTCCGCCGTTCTCGGGTTGAAATTTGCCGAAAAACCGGAAATCGCCTGACCCCGGCCAATTGTTTAGCGCGCCAGTTTCTCTCGTCTGAAACCAAGCCCGATGAGCCTTCCGGCAAGATGGGAAAGCAAAGGAAACCGGGCGATGGTGCGAACAAAGCCCGGCGGACCCTTGGCTTTCTGCGCATCGCTCTGATCTTTCTTGCGGCGGCTGCGCATCATCAACTGCAATTTCTGCGTCGCCTTGGTCGGGAAGGACCGCCGCACCTCAATGGCAGCCAGTGCCTTGTCTGGCACCGCACCGTCAAAACCAAGCGCCGGGATCAGAATATTGGCAGCGGCAACCGCATCCTGGATCGCCAGATTGACGCCAACGCCGCCAATCGGAGACATGGCATGCGCGGCATCCCCGATGCAGATCAGACCCGGCCTCCACCATCGTTTAAGGCGATCGATCCTGACACTCAAAAGGTGGACATCACTCCAGTCTCCGATCTCCAGCAACCTCTCCGCAGGCAGAGGGCACACCTTGGCAACAGCATCTCGAAAAGCATCGAGCCCCCTGCTTTTCATCTCGGCAAACGTGCCTCTGCGAACCACGTAGCCGCACTGCCAATAGTCACCACGGTCGATCAGGACAAAACCCTGTTGTGGTCCCGCATGCCCCATCGTTTCCCTGGGGTCACCGGGTTGTTTTGAAAGCCTCAGCCACAAGACCTCGGTTGGCTGACCGAAACTTTCAACCTCCAGCCCGGCCTTGTCGCGAACAATGGAGTTGCGCCCGTCTGCACCGATCACAAGATCCGTTTCCACCACGAGTGCGCCATCTGGTGTTTCAACCTCGAGCCCTGACACCCGACCGTTCTGC
Coding sequences within it:
- the nagA gene encoding N-acetylglucosamine-6-phosphate deacetylase, which produces MSSMKALVGTRIFDGTTWHEGKALLIDGGRVSQIIDREALPSGTISIDAAGFLMVPGFVDLQVNGGGGVMFNNQPDVEGVARICAAHAKFGTTALMVTLITDRPDVTAKAAQAGIAAWNDKVPGFLGLHFEGPHLSVARKGTHDPNLIRKMESGDLALLTALKADLPYILTTVAPESVSTEQVSALRQAGIIVSLGHTEAGFAVAKNYADAGASMVTHLFNAMSPLGHREPGLVGAAISSGKLDCGLIADGFHVDPAAMGIALRAKNGPGRIFLVTDAMSTIGTNDDGFELNGRRVYRNGGRLTLADGTLAGADIDMLSCIRFVHEKLQMPLEEALRMASTYPAQAIAASGKGELLPGFDADFVLLTPSLDIDSTWIGGEKIFDANTSGM
- a CDS encoding ROK family protein, translating into MIVCFDIGGTTIKGAAAYAPDDIRPAPRIPTPKTSFEDFAASLKAVIDASGTTPDCVSLSIAGVIDAETGKATVANIPSIHGRRLKDDLEKALGLPVIVSNDADCFVMAESKIGSGKGHRVVFGVILGTGVGGGLVIDGKLINSDGGFAGEWGHGPVAATSAGNPPAILPRFECGCGLTGCVDAIGSARGMEKLHQHLYAKTMSSEEIIDAWQSGDAEAARTIDILIDILASPLAMVINVTGATIVPVGGGLSNSKELLAALDEAVRARILRRFDRPLVVPAICRIEPGLIGSAVLGLKFAEKPEIA
- a CDS encoding FAD-dependent oxidoreductase translates to MNQANPQAQADAGRAGRIKVRVAIAGAGPAGLMLGLLLARAGVDVAVIEKHGDFLRDFRGDTIHPSTLDIVEQLGFIREFLELPHTRAPKLHAEIGGERITIADFSRLPVKNRFIAFMPQWEFLSFLAGKAGQYDSFRLMMNARVCGIVEQNGRVSGLEVETPDGALVVETDLVIGADGRNSIVRDKAGLEVESFGQPTEVLWLRLSKQPGDPRETMGHAGPQQGFVLIDRGDYWQCGYVVRRGTFAEMKSRGLDAFRDAVAKVCPLPAERLLEIGDWSDVHLLSVRIDRLKRWWRPGLICIGDAAHAMSPIGGVGVNLAIQDAVAAANILIPALGFDGAVPDKALAAIEVRRSFPTKATQKLQLMMRSRRKKDQSDAQKAKGPPGFVRTIARFPLLSHLAGRLIGLGFRREKLAR